The following proteins are co-located in the Podarcis raffonei isolate rPodRaf1 chromosome 5, rPodRaf1.pri, whole genome shotgun sequence genome:
- the AKAP3 gene encoding A-kinase anchor protein 3 isoform X1, whose translation MAFFGLEKWNMTESIDWLQSQSGLCKVDRYTASDEEDQNWTTDSAKLFQQTASDPLKVLSWLRKDLENCAIGVQNVLNASNNAGGAKSRDPSTTRQNMPQRNVRSPGGFSVCDEEFSVNVSSNRASPTFHLSMKAACQKESKDEESDGSTSPNTNPDPDDVSFYCNRLSNLAIAMARKEMNDRSDGNNTCIHKSLYGPAGDHSHRSIGVGTEDIKHNVPPKMCEGEYEETPASKKKTAFYYKEENAEIPNKSDPYRDGIKGCNRKKRFGPDEYSNSLSKGILVYANNVVSDMMVSVMKTMKVKVNDSNIACAVLKKVLLKHSKEVVSDFIDSCMKNLHDVTGTLMTDSDFVSAVKRSLFTQGSQKASEIVQAMLNRLHNALIVQKHVSDRGKSQSMAFASVKTGSGHDGKSQNMRFSATKTESCKEKEMTCAETVGNHIIKEGLTMWHQKQHDDCSNPQSSKAGWNPENQDLANLSTDSWARDLIVTALLLIQYHLVQQENALKEAECGRTGKAGGTGFGFLSQEKGGNACTLPLSKQFDSLKQSDDEQSETNAENDMSGVVVMLMQKLINETVNKLGGNAGTLMADEAYKSTYKCPEGPGPSGTSEVDHSYEEAISGLTKMILDQFDVNRKEGGSGPFIDNLVDTVTKLCLMIAKYSNPESGLGDMGDGEDACGPLYAKGTDSAESRIGSGEDTVSGRKVVVTNQNAPENIQNKQLQAILQWVAASQLNVPVLYFMDDDEETLNKLQQLSTVAVDRGYSVGEVMQAVLKYEKERQLGEALGNFVRLPVLDWLLQNL comes from the exons ATG GCTTTCTTCGGACTGGAAAAGTGGAAT ATGACAGAGAGTATCGACTGGTTGCAGAGCCAGAGTGGATTGTGTAAAGTTGATCGTTATACCGCAAGTGATGAGGAGGACCAGAACTGGACA ACCGACTCAGCCAAGCTTTTTCAGCAAACTGCCTCTGATCCGCTCAAAGTCTTAAGCTGGCTCCGAAAAGATCTGGAAAACTGTGCCATCGGAGTCCAGAATGTGTTGAATGCCAGTAACAACGCAGGGGGTGCAAAATCAAGGGACCCGTCCACGACGAGGCAAAACATGCCGCAACGCAATGTGCGTTCCCCGGGCGGTTTCAGTGTCTGCGATGAGGAGTTCAGTGTGAACGTCAGCTCCAACAGGGCTTCGCCCACCTTCCACTTGTCCATGAAGGCTGCTTGTCAGAAGGAATCCAAGGATGAAGAAAGCGATGGCTCTACCTCACCAAACACCAATCCTGATCCGGATGATGTATCTTTTTACTGCAATAGGCTTTCCAACCTCGCCATAGCTATGGCCCGGAAAGAGATGAACGACCGGTCAGATGGCAACAACACATGCATACATAAGTCACTGTATGGCCCTGCTGGGGACCACAGCCACAGGTCTATCGGGGTGGGAACGGAGGACATCAAGCACAATGTGCCACCCAAGATGTGTGAAGGCGAATATGAAGAAACCCCAGCTTCTAAGAAGAAGACCGCATTTTATTACAAAGAAGAAAACGCAGAAATACCCAATAAGAGTGACCCTTACAGGGACGGGATCAAAGGCTGCAACCGCAAGAAGCGCTTTGGTCCAGACGAGTACAGCAACTCACTGAGCAAAGGCATATTGGTTTACGCCAACAACGTGGTTTCCGATATGATGGTCTCGGTTATGAAGACCATGAAGGTGAAGGTGAACGACTCCAACATCGCTTGTGCCGTGTTGAAGAAGGTTCTGCTGAAGCACTCCAAAGAGGTTGTGTCTGATTTCATCGactcctgcatgaagaacttacACGATGTCACCGGAACGCTCATGACCGACTCTGACTTTGTTTCCGCCGTGAAGCGAAGCCTCTTCACGCAGGGAAGTCAGAAGGCCTCCGAAATTGTCCAAGCCATGCTGAATCGGTTACACAACGCTTTGATTGTGCAGAAGCACGTGAGCGATAGGGGAAAGTCTCAGAGCATGGCCTTTGCCAGTGTCAAGACTGGGTCCGGACATGATGGAAAGTCTCAAAACATGAGGTTTTCTGCCACGAAAACAGAATcttgcaaagagaaagaaatgacCTGCGCAGAAACCGTGGGCAATCACATCATAAAGGAGGGCCTCACCATGTGGCACCAGAAACAACATGACGactgttcaaatccccagtcatcAAAGGCTGGGTGGAATCCAGAAAACCAAGATCTTGCTAACCTCTCAACAGATTCTTGGGCAAGAGACCTGATTGTGACAGCATTACTGCTGATAcagtatcatctagtccagcaggaGAATGCATTGAAGGAGGCCGAATGTGGCAGGACCGGCAAGGCAGGTGGCACCGGGTTCGGGTTCTTGTCTCAAGAAAAAGGTGGCAACGCCTGCACACTGCCTTTGTCAAAACAGTTTGACTCGTTGAAGCAAAGTGACGACGAGCAGTCGGAGACGAATGCCGAGAATGACATGTCAGGTGTCGTAGTCATGCTCATGCAAAAGCTCATCAACGAGACGGTCAACAAATTAGGAGGAAACGCTGGAACTTTGATGGCCGACGAGGCCTACAAGAGCACTTACAAATGCCCTGAGGGACCTGGGCCTTCAGGCACTTCTGAAGTAGACCACTCCTACGAGGAGGCCATTTCTGGACTGACCAAAATGATTCTGGATCAGTTTGACGtcaacaggaaggaaggaggcagcgGGCCATTCATTGACAACCTGGTGGATACAGTGACCAAACTGTGTCTCATGATAGCCAAATACAGCAATCCTGAGTCAGGTCTGGGGGATATGGGAGATGGGGAAGACGCTTGCGGGCCTCTGTATGCAAAGGGCACAGATTCTGCAGAAAGCCGAATAGGGTCAGGGGAAGACACGGTGTCTGGCCGCAAAGTGGTTGTAACCAACCAGAATGCTCCGGAGAACATTCAGAACAAACAGCTTCAAGCCATCCTTCAGTGGGTAGCAGCCTCTCAGTTGAACGTCCCCGTGTTGTACTTCATGGATGATGATGAAGAGACCCTGAATAAG
- the AKAP3 gene encoding A-kinase anchor protein 3 isoform X2, producing MMTESIDWLQSQSGLCKVDRYTASDEEDQNWTTDSAKLFQQTASDPLKVLSWLRKDLENCAIGVQNVLNASNNAGGAKSRDPSTTRQNMPQRNVRSPGGFSVCDEEFSVNVSSNRASPTFHLSMKAACQKESKDEESDGSTSPNTNPDPDDVSFYCNRLSNLAIAMARKEMNDRSDGNNTCIHKSLYGPAGDHSHRSIGVGTEDIKHNVPPKMCEGEYEETPASKKKTAFYYKEENAEIPNKSDPYRDGIKGCNRKKRFGPDEYSNSLSKGILVYANNVVSDMMVSVMKTMKVKVNDSNIACAVLKKVLLKHSKEVVSDFIDSCMKNLHDVTGTLMTDSDFVSAVKRSLFTQGSQKASEIVQAMLNRLHNALIVQKHVSDRGKSQSMAFASVKTGSGHDGKSQNMRFSATKTESCKEKEMTCAETVGNHIIKEGLTMWHQKQHDDCSNPQSSKAGWNPENQDLANLSTDSWARDLIVTALLLIQYHLVQQENALKEAECGRTGKAGGTGFGFLSQEKGGNACTLPLSKQFDSLKQSDDEQSETNAENDMSGVVVMLMQKLINETVNKLGGNAGTLMADEAYKSTYKCPEGPGPSGTSEVDHSYEEAISGLTKMILDQFDVNRKEGGSGPFIDNLVDTVTKLCLMIAKYSNPESGLGDMGDGEDACGPLYAKGTDSAESRIGSGEDTVSGRKVVVTNQNAPENIQNKQLQAILQWVAASQLNVPVLYFMDDDEETLNKLQQLSTVAVDRGYSVGEVMQAVLKYEKERQLGEALGNFVRLPVLDWLLQNL from the exons ATG ATGACAGAGAGTATCGACTGGTTGCAGAGCCAGAGTGGATTGTGTAAAGTTGATCGTTATACCGCAAGTGATGAGGAGGACCAGAACTGGACA ACCGACTCAGCCAAGCTTTTTCAGCAAACTGCCTCTGATCCGCTCAAAGTCTTAAGCTGGCTCCGAAAAGATCTGGAAAACTGTGCCATCGGAGTCCAGAATGTGTTGAATGCCAGTAACAACGCAGGGGGTGCAAAATCAAGGGACCCGTCCACGACGAGGCAAAACATGCCGCAACGCAATGTGCGTTCCCCGGGCGGTTTCAGTGTCTGCGATGAGGAGTTCAGTGTGAACGTCAGCTCCAACAGGGCTTCGCCCACCTTCCACTTGTCCATGAAGGCTGCTTGTCAGAAGGAATCCAAGGATGAAGAAAGCGATGGCTCTACCTCACCAAACACCAATCCTGATCCGGATGATGTATCTTTTTACTGCAATAGGCTTTCCAACCTCGCCATAGCTATGGCCCGGAAAGAGATGAACGACCGGTCAGATGGCAACAACACATGCATACATAAGTCACTGTATGGCCCTGCTGGGGACCACAGCCACAGGTCTATCGGGGTGGGAACGGAGGACATCAAGCACAATGTGCCACCCAAGATGTGTGAAGGCGAATATGAAGAAACCCCAGCTTCTAAGAAGAAGACCGCATTTTATTACAAAGAAGAAAACGCAGAAATACCCAATAAGAGTGACCCTTACAGGGACGGGATCAAAGGCTGCAACCGCAAGAAGCGCTTTGGTCCAGACGAGTACAGCAACTCACTGAGCAAAGGCATATTGGTTTACGCCAACAACGTGGTTTCCGATATGATGGTCTCGGTTATGAAGACCATGAAGGTGAAGGTGAACGACTCCAACATCGCTTGTGCCGTGTTGAAGAAGGTTCTGCTGAAGCACTCCAAAGAGGTTGTGTCTGATTTCATCGactcctgcatgaagaacttacACGATGTCACCGGAACGCTCATGACCGACTCTGACTTTGTTTCCGCCGTGAAGCGAAGCCTCTTCACGCAGGGAAGTCAGAAGGCCTCCGAAATTGTCCAAGCCATGCTGAATCGGTTACACAACGCTTTGATTGTGCAGAAGCACGTGAGCGATAGGGGAAAGTCTCAGAGCATGGCCTTTGCCAGTGTCAAGACTGGGTCCGGACATGATGGAAAGTCTCAAAACATGAGGTTTTCTGCCACGAAAACAGAATcttgcaaagagaaagaaatgacCTGCGCAGAAACCGTGGGCAATCACATCATAAAGGAGGGCCTCACCATGTGGCACCAGAAACAACATGACGactgttcaaatccccagtcatcAAAGGCTGGGTGGAATCCAGAAAACCAAGATCTTGCTAACCTCTCAACAGATTCTTGGGCAAGAGACCTGATTGTGACAGCATTACTGCTGATAcagtatcatctagtccagcaggaGAATGCATTGAAGGAGGCCGAATGTGGCAGGACCGGCAAGGCAGGTGGCACCGGGTTCGGGTTCTTGTCTCAAGAAAAAGGTGGCAACGCCTGCACACTGCCTTTGTCAAAACAGTTTGACTCGTTGAAGCAAAGTGACGACGAGCAGTCGGAGACGAATGCCGAGAATGACATGTCAGGTGTCGTAGTCATGCTCATGCAAAAGCTCATCAACGAGACGGTCAACAAATTAGGAGGAAACGCTGGAACTTTGATGGCCGACGAGGCCTACAAGAGCACTTACAAATGCCCTGAGGGACCTGGGCCTTCAGGCACTTCTGAAGTAGACCACTCCTACGAGGAGGCCATTTCTGGACTGACCAAAATGATTCTGGATCAGTTTGACGtcaacaggaaggaaggaggcagcgGGCCATTCATTGACAACCTGGTGGATACAGTGACCAAACTGTGTCTCATGATAGCCAAATACAGCAATCCTGAGTCAGGTCTGGGGGATATGGGAGATGGGGAAGACGCTTGCGGGCCTCTGTATGCAAAGGGCACAGATTCTGCAGAAAGCCGAATAGGGTCAGGGGAAGACACGGTGTCTGGCCGCAAAGTGGTTGTAACCAACCAGAATGCTCCGGAGAACATTCAGAACAAACAGCTTCAAGCCATCCTTCAGTGGGTAGCAGCCTCTCAGTTGAACGTCCCCGTGTTGTACTTCATGGATGATGATGAAGAGACCCTGAATAAG